CAGGGGCAACTTCTTTCAACCAAGACATCGGTAACTGGAATGTCGGTAATGTCAACATTATGAATTCCATGTTTAAGGATACCTCAGCTTTTAATCAAGACCTTGGCAACTGGGATGTTTCGAAAGTTGTATATATGAATGAAATGTTTTTTGATGCCACAGCCTTTAATCAAGATATTAGCTCCTGGCAGATCTCGAGTGTACGTTACATGAGCAGTATGTTTAATTTCTTGTCCACAGAGCATTATGATTCATTACTGCTTAAATGGAGTACTCAGACTCTACAACGATACGTGCATTTCGGTGTTGGAGACACCAAATACTCACCATCGTCAAGCAATGCACGAGACTTGCTTATTAACCAATTTAATTGGGTAATCACTGATGGCGGTATGGTTAGTCATTGATCTTTGGTTGCAAAACAAAAGCCGAATTGTATTGCTTCTGAATGACTTATAAGGAAACTTCTGTGTATTTAATTAAAAAGCTCACTTACTGGTTATGTTTCTGCCTTTTTATCACGGTTTTATCTGCATGTGGCGGAGGTAGTTCCAATTCACTATCTCAGCCACCATCATCCCAACAACCGCCTTCTCAGCCCCCTGCTGACACAACCGCACCAGTCATTACCTTAACCGGTGAAAGCACTGTCAGGGTCGTTGTTGGACGAGAATATATCGAACTCGGAGCCACAGCGCTGGATGAAACTGATGGTACAGTGCAAGTTACTATTTCGGGAACGGTAGATATCAATACAGAAGACAGCTATATCATTACCTATACGGCAAGTGACAGTGCTGGTAACACCAGCTCCGTTGAACGTACTGTTAATGTTGAACCTCAAAGGCCATTTATCACCACATGGAAAACATCTGTATATAACCAGTTAGAAATTGGTACTCAGGGCGATGGTTATGATTACTCAATTGATTGGGGGGATGGAACTACTAATCAAAATGTTACTGGTAATATATTCCATACCTATGCTACCCGCGGAACCTATACAATAAAAATAAATGGTAAATTCCCACAAATTTACTTTAAACCGCCGACAATACTCTACGACGATGAAGTTGGTGAAATAGGAATACAGTATAACAGTCATCATAATTTGCTCTTATCTGTAGAACAATGGGGGGATATTCAATGGCGCTCAATGCGTTCAGCGTTCAATCATTGCGTGAATGCTGAAATTGTAGCCCAAGACATCCCAGATTTAAGCCAAGTAACTGATATGTTCCGGATGTTTGAGGAATTCAAAGGAAATATAAATTTAATCAGCAATTGGGATGTTTCCAATGTCACCAATATGTCATATATGTTTTCTGGCGCTACCTCCTTTAATCAAGACATAGGCAACTGGCACGTTTCCAATGTCACCGATATGTCGCACATGTTTTCTGGCGCTACCTCCTTTAATCAAGACATAGGCAACTGGCACGTTTCCAATGTCACCGATATGTCGCACATGTTTTCTGGCGCGACCTCTTTTAATCAAGACATAGGCAGTTGGGATGTTTCCAGTGTGACTAATATGTTTTTCATGTTCGGATATGCTTATGCATTTAATCAAAATATTGGTAACTGGGATGTTTCTAACGTCACCGACATGGCTGCTATGTTTGAAGGTAAAAACTCTTTTTACTATCAAGATCAACCTGATTACACACCTACGTCTTTTAATCAAGATATTGGCAACTGGAATGTTTCCAAAGTAACGACCATGAGTAGGATGTTTGCTGGCTCAAATTTTAATCAGGATATTGGCAATTGGGATGTCTCCAATGTAACTAATATGGATGCCATGTTTTATTATGCAACAGCCTTTAATCAAGATATTGGTAACTGGGATGTATCAAATGTCTCGAGTATGTCGAGTATGTTTAACTATGCCTACGCATTTAATCAGAACATTGGCGACTGGGATGTGTCCAATGTGGACAATATGGGTAGGATGTTTGCAGAGGCAACCTCTTTCAATCAGAACATCGGCAATTGGGACGTTTCTAATGTCACTCGTATAATGTCAATGTTTAATAGTGCTCGCTCATTTAATCAGGACATTGGCGACTGGGATATTTCTAATGTGACTAGTTTAGAGGGTATGTTTTTTGCGGCTAAAACCTTTAATCAATATATTGGCAACTGGGATGTATCTAATGTTACTTATATGAGAGCAATGTTTTCGGGAGCGGCTGCTTTTAATCAAGACATAAGCAATTGGGATGTATCTAAAGTCAACGACATGAAAGCAATGTTCAACAATGCCACGGCCTTTAACCAGAATATCGGCAATTGGGATGTTTCCAATGTCGACGATATGTCGTATATGTTTAGAGGAGCTACTGCCTTTAATCAGGACATTGGCGACTGGGATGTATCTAAAGTCAACGACATGAAAGCAATGTTCAACAATGCCACGGCCTTTAACCAGAATATCGGCAATTGGGATGTTTCCAATGCTAACTATATGTCATATATGTTTAGTGGAGCCTCTGCCTTTAATCAAGACCTTGGCAACTGGAATGTCTCGAATGTTAGAGACATGAATGAAATGTTTAACTCCCTGTCCACAGAGTATTATGATTCATTACTGCTTAAATGGAGTACTCAGACTCTACAACGATACGTGCATTTCGGTGTTGGAGACACCAAATACTCACCATCGTCAAGCAATGCACGAGACTTGCTTATTAACCAATTTAATTGGGTAATCACTGATGGCGGTATGGCTGCAAATTAGTCAAATACTATAACCTGTTTAGATTGACCCTATTATCAATAGGGCTCAATCTAGCAGCCGGGTGATAATCTCCTTATTCGCTTCTGGAAAATCCATACTATCCAAATCGTTCAAAGCAACCCATTGCCCTTCTTGCCCTTCCAAGCCTTGAGGTTCGCCTGAAAAGTCATTGACGGTGTGAACATCCAACATCACATGCTTGTCGGGATATTGATGTTCAATCACAACAAGCGGCTCAGATGAATGCACTTCAATACCTATTTCTTCAGCAAGCTCTCGGGTTAACGCCTGCTCGGTAGTTTCCCCAGCTTCGATCTTGCCACCTGGGAACTCCCACTTTCCCCCTTGATGCTGATGTGCCAAACGACGCGTCAGAAAAGTCATTTCGCCTCTTAAAACCACCCCTACCGCTACTTTCACTTGTTTCATAATACCAACCATCAAAAACGAAAAAGGCTCTCACAACGCGTATGAGAGCCTCTCAATAATTCTTTATTTCAAACCTCAAATTCAAATCTGTTAAATTCGAAGCTCACAATATACTTAATGCCAACTTAGGATTAGCGCTTTTATTGATAACGGAACAGAAGAGCTGAGCACTTCCAACAACAGTCCCTATAATCACACCACCTGTAAGCCAGCATATTTTGCTGTAGAGCAAGGCGAGAGGGCGCAGTGTACGAACAACTCTCAATCCTCAAACTTAGGATTAGCGCTTTTATTGATAACGGAACAGAAACGCTGAGCACTTCCAAAAACAGTTCCTATAATCACACCACCTCTAAGCCGATATATTTTGCTGTAGAGCAAGGCGAGAGGGCGCAGTGTACGAACAACTCTCAATCCTAAAACTTAGGATTAGCGCTTTTATTGAGAACAAGGCGAAAACGCGGAGTGTACGAGTAGTACATGAACACTTCCAACGAAGTTATCAATAAAATAAGCAATCCTATAAGCCGATATATTTTGTTGTAGAGCAAGGCGAGAGGGCGCAGTGTACGAACAACTCTCAATCCTAAAACTTAGGATTAGCGCTTTTATTGAGAACGAGGCGGAAGCGCGGAGTGTACGAGTAGTACATGAGCACTTCCAACGACGTTATCAATAAAATAAGCAATCCTCTAAGCCGATATATTTTGTTGTAGAGCAAGGCGAGAGGGCGCAGTGTACGAATAGTACATGAGCACTCTCAACGCAGCTAAACACAAAATAGGCGGCTTAGGACAATTTACCGTGGCATTGTTTGTATTTCTTGCCCGACCCACAAGGACAAGCCTCATTACGCCCTACTTTCTGCTGGCGTTTGGTTACTGTTGGGCCTTGTAGATCGTCGTCAAATCCTGCGTGCTCAAATTGCATTCTGGCACTTTCCGCTTCTGCTTGTTGACGGCGTTGCTCTTCGACGGCTTCTACGTCTGATTCTGCACGCACCTGAACTTTGCTCAGGATACCGACCACATCAACTTTCAACGCTTCCAGCATGTCGGAGAACAATTCAAAAGACTCGCGTTTATATTCCTGCTTAGGGTTCTTCTGGGCGTAACCACGCAAATGAATCCCCTGACGCAAGTGATCCATTGCAGCCAAATGTTCTTTCCAGTGGCTGTCGAGGCTTTGCAACATGATGGCTTTTTCGAAATGACGTAGCACATCGGCTCCCACCATTTCTTCTTTCTCTTTGTAAGCTTCGGCGACTGACTCGTGAATGCGCTCACGCAATCTTTCTTCGTATAGCTTGTCGTCATTATCCAGCCATTCCTGAATTGGCATGTCGATCATAAACTCTGACTTCAAGCGCTCCTGCAATCCGGGTACATCCCACATTTCTTCCAGAGATTCTCTTGGAATATATTGTGAAATCACATCTTCCAGAACGTCATGACGAACGGCTTCGATAGTTTCTTTGATATCGCCTTCTTCCAACAGCTCGTTACGTTGCTCGTAAATGACTTTACGCTGATCGTTGGCAACATCGTCAAACTCAAGTAGCTGTTTACGAATATCGAAGTTACGGCCTTCCACTTTGCGTTGTGCATTTTCGATAGCCTTGGTTACCCAAGGGTGCTCAATGGCTTCACCACGTTCCATTCCCAAGCGCTTCATCATGCCAGCCATACGCTCAGAGGCAAAGATACGCATCAATGGATCTTGCAGTGACAAGTAGAAACGGGAAGAACCTTTGTCACCCTGACGACCTGCACGGCCACGAAGCTGGTTATCAATACGACGAGATTCATGACGCTCAGTACCAATGATGTGTAAACCACCGGCATCTAAAACTTCATCGTGAGACTTCTTCCAGGCTTCCTTGATCTTGGCAATTTGCTCTTCAGTGGGGTCTTTCAATTCAGCCACTTCAACTTGCCAGTTACCACCCAATACGATATCCGTACCACGACCGGCCATGTTAGTAGCAATAGTCACGGCTCCGGGCTTACCCGCTTGGGCAACGATTTCGGCTTCTTGTGCGTGGAACTTGGCGTTCAATACTTTGTGTGGGATTTTTTCTTTTTTAAGGATTTTTGACAGCAATTCCGAGTTTTCGATAGACGCTGTACCCACCAATGTTGGCTGGCCTCGTTTTACGCAATCTTTGATATCTTCAACAATAGCTTCGTACTTTTCTTCCGCTGTCAGATAGATCAAATCCGCCATGTCATTTCTGACCATTGGCTTGTTGGTTGGCACAACAACGGTTTCCAAGCCATAAATATGTTGGAACTCGAATGCTTCAGTATCAGCAGTCCCTGTCATACCCGCCAATTTGCTGTACAAGCGGAAATAATTCTGGAAGGTGATAGATGCCAGGGTCTGGTTTTCATTCTGAATTGGCACGCCTTCTTTCGCTTCAACAGCCTGATGCAGACCATCAGACCAGCGACGCCCTTCCATAGTACGACCAGTGTGTTCATCGACAATCACCACGCTGTTGTTACTGACGATGTAATCAACGTCTTTCTGGAACAACTTGTGTGCACGCAATGCAGAATTAACATGGTGCATTAAAGAGATATTAGCCGGGGCATACAGTGAGTCGTTCTCATCAAGAATCCCCTTTTCTTTCAGGATTTCTTCGATGCGAACCTGACCACGTTCAGTCAAATGAATTTGTTTGGCTTTCTCGTCGATAGTGAAATCACCATCACCTTCAACGCCTTCTTCGTCTTCTTTTTCCTGCTGAACCAATTGCGGGATCAGTTCATTCATTTGCTGATACAGAGCTGAACTGTCGTCGGCTGGGCCAGAAATAATAAGAGGAGTACGCGCTTCATCAATCAGGATTGAGTCAACCTCATCCACAATGGCGTAATGTAGCGGGCGCTGAACACGTTCATCTGTAGAGAACGCCATATTGTCACGCAAATAGTCGAAACCAAATTCGTTATTGGTTCCGTAGGTAATGTCCGCTTGGTATGCCTCACGCTTTTCTTCCGGATGCATACCAGGAATATTACAGCCAACGGTTAAACCTAAATATTCAAATAAAGGGCGGCTCCAGTCAGCATCACGTTTTGCCAGATAGTCGTTAACTGTAACGATGTGAACGCCTTTGCCAGTCAAACCATTCAAATAGGCCGGTAATGTCGCTGTAAGGGTTTTACCTTCCCCGGTGCGCATTTCAGAAATTTTGCCATCATTCAGCACCATACCACCGAGCATTTGTACGTCGAAATGACGCATTTGGAAAACTCGTTTACTGGCTTCTCTTACTAGAGCAAAAGCTTCCACAAGCACTGAATCGGTACTGGCACCGTCCAGAAGACGTTGCTTCAATTCTGCACTTTTGTCTTTGATTTGCTGCTCAGACAGAGCTTCGTATTCTGGCTCTAATAAATTGATTTGAGCAACATGTTTGTTCAGTTTCTTGATGATGCGGTCGTTACGACTACCAAAGACTTTTGTGAGAATGTTAGACAACATGGATTTTTCGTTTCCCAATATTTCTTATGCTATGCAAATTCCGCTGCAATTTACATTTTTGTCAGCCTCATCAATAACAGACTGAGCTTTATTCAGTTAAATCAACACACATCCCTGCCAAGCCACCTCGGCAAAGACCCGTCACCTACGTACTGGAAGTTTGAGCGCCGCGACTAAAATAGAGTGTCGCAAATACAATGTCCACAGGCTAATGAAGCTCTATATGTGTACACTCAGGCTAATAATCAATACGTGCCATAATATTTCTTTGAACCCGCAGGATTTTACACCTATCTATACATAAAACAATCGGCTCATAAGAGCCGATTGTTTCTAATTATCTAAATCTTACTGGAATAAAGTTAATTTACCGCCGATTCTCGATAAACATATTGTAATGGGTCGAGCTGCTTGCCGTGTTTCAACACTTCATAATGAACATGAGAGCCCGTAGAACGCCCGGAGCTTCCCATGGCTGCGATATGCTGCCCTTTAGTAACAACATCGCCCACTTTTACCAACAAATCCTGATTATGTCCGTAACGAGTAACCAGGCCGTCGCCATGATCAATTTCGATCATGTTACCAAAGCCATAACGCTGACCAGACCAAGTGACTAACCCTGCACCTGTAGCAAGAACAGGAGAACCCATTTTCCCGGCGAAATCCAAACCTTTGTGCATTGCAGGCATGCCGTTAAAGGGATCTTTACGAACACCGTAGTAGGACGACAGCCAACCGGAAGATATAGGACGCCCTGAAATATAGGCTTCAGCATTGATATCATGATTCAACATAATGGTTTCCAGCGCTTCAAGCTGTTGAGTCTTGTCATCCAATACCAACAACATGCTATCAATTTGCTGTAGAACATCTTTGCTGGACTCAATAGTAACATCAACATTGCCAGCAGACGGCCCGCCCATCGCAGGAGGTTCTTCCAGATTAAATTCACTGACATCCAGATCGGATTCCAGAGCCAGCTTTTCTCCCAGCGCGTTCAGACGTTGCAATTGACTTTGCATTTCTCCCAGCTTCATCAGCATGCCGGTTAATTGCTGTTCTGTATTTTGCTTGAGAACTTCAACTTCCTGACGCTGTTGAATGAGACCACTTTGAGTGAAGGCGATACGTGCCTGGGTATCAGATGGAGTGTGAGTAGAACGGCCAGCCATAAAGATTAGGCCAGCGACCAGCACGGTTGCCGCAACTAACTGTCGTCGCGACAAACTGTAGATAAATCGAAATCGTTTACTTCGATATAAGACGGTAAAACTCATACTATTCTTTGTATTTCCAATCTG
Above is a window of Paraneptunicella aestuarii DNA encoding:
- a CDS encoding BspA family leucine-rich repeat surface protein, translating into MYLIKKLTYWLCFCLFITVLSACGGGSSNSLSQPPSSQQPPSQPPADTTAPVITLTGESTVRVVVGREYIELGATALDETDGTVQVTISGTVDINTEDSYIITYTASDSAGNTSSVERTVNVEPQRPFITTWKTSVYNQLEIGTQGDGYDYSIDWGDGTTNQNVTGNIFHTYATRGTYTIKINGKFPQIYFKPPTILYDDEVGEIGIQYNSHHNLLLSVEQWGDIQWRSMRSAFNHCVNAEIVAQDIPDLSQVTDMFRMFEEFKGNINLISNWDVSNVTNMSYMFSGATSFNQDIGNWHVSNVTDMSHMFSGATSFNQDIGNWHVSNVTDMSHMFSGATSFNQDIGSWDVSSVTNMFFMFGYAYAFNQNIGNWDVSNVTDMAAMFEGKNSFYYQDQPDYTPTSFNQDIGNWNVSKVTTMSRMFAGSNFNQDIGNWDVSNVTNMDAMFYYATAFNQDIGNWDVSNVSSMSSMFNYAYAFNQNIGDWDVSNVDNMGRMFAEATSFNQNIGNWDVSNVTRIMSMFNSARSFNQDIGDWDISNVTSLEGMFFAAKTFNQYIGNWDVSNVTYMRAMFSGAAAFNQDISNWDVSKVNDMKAMFNNATAFNQNIGNWDVSNVDDMSYMFRGATAFNQDIGDWDVSKVNDMKAMFNNATAFNQNIGNWDVSNANYMSYMFSGASAFNQDLGNWNVSNVRDMNEMFNSLSTEYYDSLLLKWSTQTLQRYVHFGVGDTKYSPSSSNARDLLINQFNWVITDGGMAAN
- the mutT gene encoding 8-oxo-dGTP diphosphatase MutT translates to MKQVKVAVGVVLRGEMTFLTRRLAHQHQGGKWEFPGGKIEAGETTEQALTRELAEEIGIEVHSSEPLVVIEHQYPDKHVMLDVHTVNDFSGEPQGLEGQEGQWVALNDLDSMDFPEANKEIITRLLD
- a CDS encoding M23 family metallopeptidase; this translates as MSFTVLYRSKRFRFIYSLSRRQLVAATVLVAGLIFMAGRSTHTPSDTQARIAFTQSGLIQQRQEVEVLKQNTEQQLTGMLMKLGEMQSQLQRLNALGEKLALESDLDVSEFNLEEPPAMGGPSAGNVDVTIESSKDVLQQIDSMLLVLDDKTQQLEALETIMLNHDINAEAYISGRPISSGWLSSYYGVRKDPFNGMPAMHKGLDFAGKMGSPVLATGAGLVTWSGQRYGFGNMIEIDHGDGLVTRYGHNQDLLVKVGDVVTKGQHIAAMGSSGRSTGSHVHYEVLKHGKQLDPLQYVYRESAVN